The proteins below are encoded in one region of Accipiter gentilis chromosome 12, bAccGen1.1, whole genome shotgun sequence:
- the SPRY1 gene encoding protein sprouty homolog 1, giving the protein MEPQSQHGSGGSLVVIQQPSLDSRQRLDYERESQPTAILSLDQIKAIRGSNEYTEGPSVVKKSGPRTAPRQEKHERTHEIIPINVNNNYEHRPSHVGHVAHQHNARAPVLSRSTSTGSAASSGSNSSASSEQGLLGRSPPSRPGSGHRSDRTIRAQPKQSSPVVDDLKGPLKEDLAQHKFICERCGKCKCGECTAPRALPSCLACNRQCLCSAESMVEYGTCMCLVKGIFYHCSNDDEGDSYADNPCSCSQSHCCSRYLCMGAMSLFLPCLLCYPPAKGCLKLCRGCYDRINRPGCRCKNSNAVYCKLESCPSRGQGKPS; this is encoded by the coding sequence atggagccccaaagtcaacACGGCAGCGGTGGTTCGCTAGTGGTGATTCAGCAGCCCTCCTTGGACAGCCGGCAACGGTTGGACTATGAAAGAGAGAGCCAGCCAACAGCTATCTTGTCACTGGACCAGATCAAGGCGATCAGGGGCAGCAACGAATACACCGAAGGTCCGTCTGTGGTGAAAAAATCTGGTCCGCGGACAGCACCCAGGCAAGAGAAGCATGAAAGGACTCACGAAATCATACCAATTAATGTGAATAATAATTACGAACACAGACCCAGCCACGTGGGGCACGTGGCGCACCAGCATAATGCGAGGGCTCCCGTCTTGAGCAGATCGACCAGCACGGGGAGCGCGGCCAGCTCGGGGAGCAACAGCAGTGCTTCCTCAGAGCAAGGGCTGCTAGGACGGTCACCTCCATCCCGTCCAGGCTCGGGCCACAGATCCGATCGGACGATCCGGGCGCAGCCCAAGCAGTCGTCTCCGGTTGTAGATGATCTGAAGGGTCCTTTGAAAGAGGACTTGGCGCAGCACAAGTTTATCTGCGAACGGTGTGGGAAGTGCAAGTGCGGCGAGTGCACGGCCCCGAGGGCCCTCCCTTCTTGCTTGGCCTGCAACCGGCAGTGCTTGTGCTCTGCGGAGAGCATGGTGGAGTACGGCACCTGCATGTGTTTGGTCAAAGGGATCTTCTACCACTGTTCTAACGACGATGAAGGGGACTCTTACGCGGATAATCCTTGCTCTTGTTCCCAGTCACACTGCTGTTCTAGGTACCTGTGCATGGGAGCGATGTCCTTGTTTTTGCCTTGCTTGCTCTGCTACCCTCCTGCCAAGGGATGCCTAAAACTCTGTCGAGGGTGTTACGACCGCATCAATCGTCCAGGTTGCCGATGCAAGAACTCCAACGCGGTCTATTGCAAACTGGAGAGCTGCCCCTCCCGGGGTCAGGGCAAGCCCTCATGA